One genomic window of Polyangium aurulentum includes the following:
- a CDS encoding YkgJ family cysteine cluster protein, giving the protein MPLPPVPSDCLLCGTCCFSDLPEYVRVFGVDHDRMDDHARSLTDFIGNRCFMRIEDGHCAALVPDPDTRRFVCSIYPVRPDACRGLERGSSACMGELTVKAERPPIALEALLRKRSG; this is encoded by the coding sequence ATGCCCCTCCCGCCCGTCCCGTCCGACTGCCTCCTCTGCGGCACCTGCTGCTTCTCCGACCTGCCCGAGTACGTCCGCGTCTTCGGCGTCGATCACGATCGCATGGACGACCACGCCCGGTCGCTCACCGATTTCATCGGCAACCGCTGCTTCATGCGCATCGAGGACGGCCATTGCGCAGCCCTCGTCCCCGATCCCGACACGCGCCGCTTCGTCTGCTCCATCTACCCCGTGCGCCCCGACGCCTGCCGCGGGCTCGAGCGAGGCTCGTCCGCCTGCATGGGCGAGCTCACCGTGAAGGCCGAACGACCCCCGATCGCCCTCGAAGCCCTCCTCCGCAAGCGCTCAGGGTGA